A genome region from Baekduia alba includes the following:
- the trpA gene encoding tryptophan synthase subunit alpha: MDGPQRIADAFANAKGRAALMPYLMGGFPTVEESVRIGNAYVDGGADLIELGVPFSDPLADGPVIHAAGTEALRAGTTVADVFAVCRALSPRVPVVMMLYVNLVLSRGVPEFVDDLVEAGASGLIVPDLPYEESGPLLEACDAGGIALVPLVAPTTPDDRLARIGARARGFVYTVSVTGTTGERVALSDSFGSVIARAKASTDVPVALGFGIGAPEQATQAMEAGADGVIIGSRLVRAAAEADDPAAAVRALVEGFSSALA, from the coding sequence ATGGACGGACCCCAGCGCATCGCCGACGCCTTCGCCAACGCCAAGGGCCGCGCGGCCCTCATGCCCTACCTGATGGGCGGTTTCCCGACCGTCGAGGAGTCGGTCCGGATCGGCAACGCCTACGTCGACGGCGGCGCCGATCTGATCGAGCTCGGCGTCCCGTTCTCCGACCCGCTCGCCGACGGGCCCGTCATCCACGCGGCGGGCACCGAGGCGCTGCGCGCGGGCACGACCGTCGCCGACGTCTTCGCGGTCTGCCGCGCGCTGTCGCCGCGCGTGCCGGTCGTGATGATGTTGTACGTCAACCTCGTGCTCTCGCGCGGGGTGCCGGAGTTCGTCGACGACCTCGTCGAGGCCGGCGCGTCCGGCCTGATCGTCCCCGACCTGCCCTACGAGGAGTCCGGGCCGCTGCTGGAGGCCTGCGACGCGGGCGGGATCGCGCTCGTCCCGCTCGTCGCGCCGACGACGCCCGACGACCGCCTCGCGCGCATCGGCGCGCGCGCCCGCGGCTTCGTCTACACGGTGTCGGTGACCGGCACGACCGGTGAGCGCGTCGCGCTGTCGGACTCGTTCGGCTCGGTCATCGCCCGCGCCAAGGCGAGCACGGACGTGCCCGTCGCGCTCGGCTTCGGCATCGGCGCGCCCGAGCAGGCCACGCAGGCGATGGAGGCCGGCGCCGACGGCGTGATCATCGGCAGCCGCCTGGTGCGCGCCGCCGCCGAGGCCGACGACCCGGCGGCCGCCGTGCGCGCGCTCGTCGAGGGGTTCTCCAGCGCTCTGGCCTGA
- the trpB gene encoding tryptophan synthase subunit beta has translation MSTGLEIRFGPYGGQYVPETLMPALGDLERTWLDAWSDASFRTELEHLQRDYVGRPSPLYLAPRLSEVAGRAIWLKREDLNHTGAHKINNALGQALLAKRMGKPRVVAETGAGSHGTATATACALLDLECVVYMGEVDVARQKPNVERMQLLGATVVPVAAGSRTLKEATSAAIRDWVANVDTTHYVLGTVAGPAPYPAMVRELQRIIGDEARAQLLEREGRLPDRVLACVGGGSNAMGIFAAFISDEAVALVGVEAGGEGLDGRHGAPLTSNARAGVLHGSLSAIMQDGEGQILEAHSISAGLDYPGVGPEHAWLRDTGRASYVAVTDDQAVAAFKEVTRLEGIIPALETAHALYYALHEPSESELDVICLSGRGDKDLAQIIDKYGADPADA, from the coding sequence GTGAGCACGGGCCTGGAGATCCGCTTCGGCCCCTACGGCGGCCAGTACGTCCCCGAGACGCTGATGCCGGCGCTCGGCGACCTCGAGCGCACGTGGCTCGACGCCTGGTCGGACGCGAGCTTCCGCACCGAGCTCGAGCACCTGCAGCGCGACTACGTGGGACGGCCGTCGCCGCTCTACCTGGCGCCGCGGCTCAGCGAGGTCGCCGGCCGGGCGATCTGGCTGAAGCGCGAGGACCTCAACCACACCGGCGCGCACAAGATCAACAACGCGCTGGGGCAGGCGCTGCTGGCCAAGCGCATGGGCAAGCCGCGGGTGGTCGCCGAGACCGGCGCGGGCTCGCACGGCACCGCGACCGCCACCGCATGCGCGCTGCTGGACCTCGAGTGCGTCGTCTACATGGGCGAGGTCGACGTCGCGCGCCAGAAGCCGAACGTCGAGCGCATGCAGCTGCTCGGCGCGACGGTCGTCCCCGTGGCCGCGGGCTCGCGCACGCTGAAGGAGGCGACGAGCGCGGCGATCCGCGACTGGGTCGCCAACGTCGACACCACGCACTACGTGCTCGGCACCGTCGCCGGGCCCGCGCCGTATCCGGCGATGGTCCGCGAGCTGCAGCGCATCATCGGCGACGAGGCGCGCGCGCAGCTGCTGGAGCGCGAGGGGCGCCTGCCCGACCGCGTGCTGGCCTGCGTCGGCGGCGGCTCCAACGCGATGGGGATCTTCGCCGCGTTCATCTCGGACGAGGCGGTCGCGCTCGTCGGCGTCGAGGCGGGCGGCGAGGGCCTCGACGGCCGCCACGGGGCGCCGCTGACCTCCAACGCGCGCGCCGGCGTGCTGCACGGCTCGCTCAGCGCGATCATGCAGGACGGCGAGGGCCAGATCCTCGAGGCGCACTCGATCTCGGCGGGGCTCGACTACCCGGGCGTCGGCCCGGAGCACGCGTGGCTGCGCGACACGGGCCGCGCCTCCTACGTGGCGGTCACCGACGACCAGGCGGTCGCGGCCTTCAAGGAGGTCACGCGCCTGGAGGGCATCATCCCGGCGCTCGAGACCGCCCACGCGTTGTACTACGCCTTGCACGAGCCCTCGGAGTCCGAGCTCGACGTGATCTGCCTGTCGGGCCGCGGCGACAAGGACCTCGCCCAGATCATCGACAAGTACGGCGCCGACCCGGCCGACGCCTAG
- a CDS encoding phosphoribosylanthranilate isomerase, with protein MADRAPRIKFCGITSLADAELAVSLDAWAIGLILWPQSKRACDPAEGIRIANALRRKVEIVGVFVNQTLDEVAALADMLQLSIVQLHGDEGPSYAKEVQRRTGCKVIKAQSVRLASDVVAVQAFRTDFHLLDTHRDGLRGGTGETFDWSMLSRRTSRLPLILSGGLTPENVGEAIAAAHPFAVDVASGTEASPGVKDPEKMKAFAAAVRATGPAPEPSGPPPSATPTPTPTPAGRRAPVRPVA; from the coding sequence GTGGCCGACCGCGCACCCCGCATCAAGTTCTGTGGCATCACGTCGCTGGCCGACGCCGAGCTCGCCGTCTCGCTCGACGCGTGGGCGATCGGCCTGATCCTGTGGCCGCAGTCCAAGCGCGCGTGCGACCCCGCCGAGGGCATCCGGATCGCCAACGCCCTGCGCCGCAAGGTCGAGATCGTCGGCGTGTTCGTCAACCAGACGCTGGACGAGGTCGCCGCGCTGGCCGACATGCTCCAGCTGTCGATCGTCCAGCTGCACGGCGACGAGGGACCGTCCTACGCCAAGGAGGTCCAGCGCCGCACCGGCTGCAAGGTCATCAAGGCCCAGTCGGTCCGGCTCGCGTCCGACGTCGTCGCCGTCCAGGCGTTCCGCACCGACTTCCACCTGCTCGACACCCACCGCGACGGATTGCGCGGCGGGACGGGGGAGACGTTCGACTGGTCGATGCTCTCGCGCCGCACGTCGCGGCTGCCGCTGATCCTGTCCGGCGGGCTGACGCCCGAGAACGTCGGCGAGGCGATCGCCGCGGCGCACCCGTTCGCGGTCGACGTCGCCAGCGGGACCGAGGCGTCGCCCGGCGTCAAGGACCCGGAGAAGATGAAGGCCTTCGCCGCGGCCGTGCGCGCGACGGGGCCGGCGCCGGAGCCCTCGGGCCCGCCGCCGTCCGCCACGCCGACGCCGACGCCGACCCCCGCGGGCCGGCGCGCTCCCGTGCGGCCTGTCGCATGA
- a CDS encoding lysylphosphatidylglycerol synthase transmembrane domain-containing protein, with protein sequence MTDTRDDTETRSRVRESFIMPGPKGRKALVWFGSTALLILVVYLLIPHLAGLEDTWNRIKDGSPYWLAAAVGLEAISYVGYAWNMAAVSAVDHVVLGVKRATLITLAATAATRLVAAGGAGGIAVTTWALSRAGHGNKQAAKQVSQHLVATYGVFMAMVIVVGTALAIAGQDPLLTAVPAVIAALCVAMFLVIIQAPDWLSRRLDTGPLWRRRLLAAPQVLADGTYFTVELVNRRERGLWGTVLWWVFDIATLWACFWAFGGHPNVPELVMAYLLGMLGNLLPLPGGVGGVEGGMVGACAAFDMNASIALVAVLAYRAISVWLPALPGVLALATLRRAAEGADVVDDAPEADADQAA encoded by the coding sequence ATGACGGACACGCGTGACGACACCGAGACCCGCTCTCGCGTTCGCGAGTCGTTCATCATGCCCGGCCCGAAGGGTCGCAAGGCGCTGGTCTGGTTCGGCTCCACCGCGCTCCTGATCCTCGTCGTCTACCTGCTGATCCCGCACCTGGCGGGCCTCGAGGACACGTGGAACCGGATCAAGGACGGCTCCCCGTACTGGCTGGCGGCGGCGGTCGGCCTGGAGGCGATCTCCTACGTCGGCTACGCGTGGAACATGGCGGCCGTCAGCGCCGTCGACCACGTCGTGCTCGGCGTCAAGCGCGCGACGCTGATCACGCTCGCGGCGACCGCCGCCACCCGCCTGGTCGCGGCCGGCGGCGCGGGCGGCATCGCGGTGACGACGTGGGCGCTGTCGCGCGCCGGCCACGGCAACAAGCAGGCGGCCAAGCAGGTCTCCCAGCACCTCGTCGCGACCTATGGCGTGTTCATGGCCATGGTCATCGTCGTCGGCACCGCGCTGGCGATCGCCGGCCAGGATCCGCTGCTCACCGCCGTCCCGGCCGTGATCGCGGCGCTGTGCGTGGCGATGTTCCTGGTGATCATCCAGGCGCCGGACTGGCTGTCGCGCCGGCTGGACACCGGCCCGCTGTGGCGCCGGCGACTGCTGGCCGCGCCCCAGGTGCTGGCCGACGGCACGTACTTCACGGTCGAGCTGGTCAACCGCCGCGAGCGCGGTCTGTGGGGCACGGTGCTCTGGTGGGTCTTCGACATCGCGACGCTGTGGGCGTGCTTCTGGGCCTTCGGCGGCCACCCGAACGTCCCCGAGCTGGTCATGGCCTACCTGCTGGGAATGCTCGGCAACCTGCTCCCGCTGCCGGGCGGCGTGGGCGGCGTCGAGGGCGGCATGGTCGGCGCCTGCGCGGCCTTCGACATGAACGCGTCGATCGCGCTGGTCGCCGTGCTGGCCTACCGCGCGATCTCGGTCTGGCTGCCGGCGCTGCCCGGCGTCCTGGCGCTGGCGACGCTGCGCCGCGCGGCGGAGGGCGCCGACGTCGTCGACGACGCGCCCGAGGCCGACGCCGACCAAGCGGCGTAG